Proteins found in one Exiguobacterium sp. 9-2 genomic segment:
- a CDS encoding NupC/NupG family nucleoside CNT transporter has protein sequence MKYLIALLGLAIVFGLALLVSSNRKGIKLKPLAVMLVLQLVLGFILLNTSFGYIVIRGVAKVFEKLLSYAAIGIDFVFGGLANEGAQPFFINVLLPIVFISALIGILQFTKILPILMRGIGFVLSKINGMGRLESYNAVASAAIGQSEVFITVKKQIGQLPANRLYTLCASAMSTVSMSIVGAYMTMVEPKYVVTAIVLNLFGGFMIVSIINPYTVDPEEDILEIVEEKQTFFEMLGEYIMDGFKVAIIVGAMLIGYNALIGMVNDIFLMVLDISFQEILGYIFAPFAFIMGVPWAEAVSAGSVMATKLITNEFVAMLSLPEYTKEFSERTLGIVSVFLISFANFSSIGIIAGAVKGLNDRQGSVAASFGLKLLYGATLVSVLTSIVVSVLL, from the coding sequence ATGAAATATCTTATCGCACTACTCGGACTGGCTATCGTTTTCGGCTTGGCACTCCTTGTCAGCAGCAATCGTAAAGGCATCAAATTGAAACCGCTTGCGGTCATGCTAGTTCTTCAGCTCGTACTTGGGTTCATTTTACTCAATACATCGTTCGGATATATCGTCATTCGTGGCGTCGCGAAAGTCTTTGAAAAACTGCTGAGTTATGCGGCAATCGGGATTGATTTCGTCTTTGGTGGACTAGCGAACGAAGGTGCACAACCGTTCTTCATTAACGTCTTGCTACCAATCGTTTTCATCTCTGCCTTGATCGGAATTTTGCAATTCACAAAGATTTTACCGATCTTGATGCGCGGGATTGGTTTCGTCTTGTCGAAAATCAACGGGATGGGGCGTCTCGAGTCTTACAACGCGGTTGCTTCAGCTGCGATCGGACAATCAGAAGTATTCATCACAGTAAAAAAACAAATTGGTCAATTACCAGCAAACCGTCTTTACACATTGTGTGCATCAGCAATGTCGACGGTTTCGATGTCAATCGTCGGTGCGTACATGACGATGGTAGAACCAAAATATGTCGTTACAGCAATCGTCTTGAACTTGTTCGGTGGTTTCATGATCGTCTCAATCATCAACCCATACACGGTTGACCCGGAAGAAGATATTCTTGAAATCGTCGAAGAGAAGCAAACGTTCTTCGAAATGCTCGGCGAATACATCATGGATGGATTCAAAGTCGCAATCATCGTTGGTGCGATGTTGATCGGTTATAATGCTTTGATCGGAATGGTCAACGATATCTTCCTGATGGTTCTCGATATCTCGTTCCAAGAAATTCTCGGATACATCTTTGCACCATTCGCATTCATCATGGGTGTTCCATGGGCGGAAGCCGTCAGTGCCGGTAGTGTCATGGCCACGAAATTGATCACGAATGAATTTGTCGCGATGTTAAGCCTTCCTGAGTACACGAAAGAGTTCTCGGAACGTACACTCGGAATCGTTTCTGTCTTCTTGATCTCGTTCGCGAACTTCTCGTCGATCGGAATCATCGCTGGTGCGGTTAAAGGATTGAATGATCGCCAAGGAAGCGTTGCAGCTAGTTTTGGTTTGAAATTACTGTATGGTGCAACTCTCGTCAGCGTCTTGACGTCAATCGTCGTCAGCGTCTTGCTGTAA
- a CDS encoding NAD(P)-dependent oxidoreductase, whose product MTTVTVFGATGRTGRPLIDRLLKDGYDVQALVRSASSDLPVHDRLHILTGDATNPDDLEQALAGSTAVFSCLGTDQQQVLSTAIPHLVTKMKEAGIERIVFIGTAGILDASEEPGKYRFQSSESRRRSTIAAEDHLKAYLTLKDADVDFTVICPTQLTEDKALDADDLLIETTRFTASTGPVPRENVAQFAYEVYRDGTHHRVRVGIASHGETK is encoded by the coding sequence ATGACTACTGTTACTGTATTTGGCGCGACCGGTCGAACGGGTCGCCCTCTAATCGATCGTTTATTAAAAGATGGCTACGATGTCCAAGCACTCGTGCGTTCCGCGTCATCGGACTTACCAGTTCACGATCGCCTTCATATCCTGACGGGAGACGCGACAAACCCGGACGATCTTGAACAAGCACTCGCAGGAAGTACCGCTGTCTTCAGTTGTCTCGGTACCGATCAACAGCAGGTTCTCTCGACAGCAATTCCACATCTCGTCACCAAGATGAAGGAAGCAGGCATCGAACGGATCGTCTTCATTGGTACAGCAGGCATTCTCGATGCGTCAGAAGAACCTGGAAAGTATCGTTTCCAATCGAGTGAATCCCGTCGCCGCTCGACAATCGCAGCAGAGGATCACCTGAAAGCTTATTTAACTTTAAAAGATGCAGACGTCGACTTCACCGTCATCTGCCCAACACAATTGACAGAAGATAAAGCACTTGATGCTGACGACTTGTTGATTGAGACGACACGCTTCACTGCATCGACAGGACCGGTTCCCCGGGAGAACGTTGCGCAGTTCGCTTACGAAGTCTACCGTGACGGAACCCACCATCGCGTCCGTGTCGGAATTGCTTCGCACGGTGAAACGAAATAA
- a CDS encoding 2-hydroxymuconate tautomerase, which translates to MPYVTVKMLSGRTVEQKRALIEKVTEAVSETTNAPKENITVFIEEMEKTDYGQAGVMFADK; encoded by the coding sequence ATGCCATATGTCACGGTTAAAATGTTATCGGGTCGTACAGTCGAACAAAAACGCGCCTTGATTGAAAAAGTCACGGAAGCGGTATCGGAAACGACAAATGCTCCAAAAGAAAACATCACGGTCTTCATCGAAGAGATGGAAAAAACAGATTATGGTCAAGCTGGCGTCATGTTTGCAGATAAATAA
- a CDS encoding YwhD family protein → MEKKINFNIISDNSTDGHGGFGVGTLSLNSMSPVIISPEDGEAYIDMGAMHAKAAIEKRVKFTTDKADTPNGKLYWIVWVTVGRKPEGFYYGGVAACDLLVDAEARRGFKILADHVNKMDKSLKGRIVVDHMDERSKELLRDFLQTHKPEMWENADTALHEALV, encoded by the coding sequence ATGGAAAAAAAGATTAACTTCAATATCATTTCAGATAACTCTACAGACGGTCACGGAGGATTCGGTGTCGGAACACTCAGTTTAAATAGTATGTCACCAGTCATCATTTCTCCGGAAGACGGCGAAGCTTACATTGATATGGGTGCGATGCACGCAAAAGCAGCAATCGAGAAACGCGTCAAGTTCACGACGGATAAAGCCGATACGCCAAACGGTAAACTGTACTGGATCGTCTGGGTGACGGTCGGCCGTAAGCCAGAAGGCTTCTATTACGGTGGTGTGGCTGCTTGTGACCTGCTAGTCGATGCAGAAGCACGGCGCGGATTCAAGATTCTCGCCGACCACGTCAATAAGATGGATAAATCCCTTAAAGGACGGATCGTCGTCGATCACATGGATGAGCGTTCAAAGGAATTGTTACGTGATTTCTTACAGACTCATAAACCTGAGATGTGGGAAAATGCTGACACTGCTTTACATGAAGCGTTGGTCTAA
- a CDS encoding metallophosphoesterase: MRKRTRWLVSLGILALGSWFLYRENNVIDVSEITVTSGRLPKSFDGYRVVQIADLHGKAFGSDQQRLLKKISRKSPDLVVMTGDLIDSRRNGEEAALTLMKALVDRYPVYFVTGNHEVRRNLTILPKLEQLGVTVLRNETRVIEYKGQSISLLGIDDPTTTHWREGLSEPDGIRQSLNQALQDVSPDAFQLLLAHRPEYKSLYAERSVDLVLSGHAHGGQIRLPFTEGLYAPGQGFFPTVTAGRYQEQQTELIVSRGLGNSLFPFRLFNHPELVVLTLKRP; the protein is encoded by the coding sequence ATGCGAAAACGTACACGTTGGCTCGTATCCCTTGGGATTCTCGCCCTAGGTAGTTGGTTTTTATATCGTGAAAATAACGTCATCGACGTCTCAGAGATCACAGTGACGTCGGGTCGCTTGCCAAAATCATTTGATGGCTATCGCGTCGTTCAAATCGCCGACTTACATGGCAAAGCGTTCGGATCGGATCAACAACGACTATTGAAAAAAATTAGTCGTAAATCACCAGATCTCGTCGTCATGACTGGCGATTTGATTGACTCGAGGCGAAACGGAGAAGAAGCTGCCCTTACACTTATGAAAGCGCTCGTCGATCGATACCCTGTCTACTTCGTCACCGGGAATCATGAAGTCCGACGAAATTTAACGATTTTACCGAAACTTGAGCAGCTCGGTGTCACCGTTCTTCGGAATGAAACGCGTGTCATCGAGTATAAAGGACAATCGATTTCGTTACTGGGTATCGATGATCCGACGACGACACATTGGCGCGAAGGACTATCAGAACCGGATGGGATTCGTCAAAGTCTCAATCAAGCACTGCAAGACGTATCGCCTGATGCGTTCCAGCTCCTGCTTGCGCATCGTCCGGAATATAAATCCTTGTATGCAGAGCGTTCCGTTGATCTCGTCTTATCCGGTCACGCCCACGGCGGACAGATCCGCTTACCTTTTACGGAAGGTCTGTATGCGCCTGGTCAAGGATTCTTTCCAACCGTGACGGCAGGCCGCTATCAGGAACAGCAGACTGAACTGATCGTCAGTCGTGGTCTCGGGAACAGCCTGTTTCCGTTTCGTCTGTTCAATCATCCAGAACTCGTCGTCTTGACGCTGAAACGACCATGA
- a CDS encoding BCCT family transporter, with protein sequence MENNRKSKITKVFMVSVIFCVLFTIWGILPESLIGAASLGNVTAQAQSFVSDGFGWLYLLGMSAFLIIAIFLIFSRFGSIRLGKDSDRPEYGLISWFAMLFSAGMGIGLVFWGVSEPLTHFHTPPVATDDPTEAARLAMRYSFFHWGLHPWALYAIVGLAIAYSTFRKGRPATIGDTVASLMKPQFASAGKGTVEVLAIVATAFGVATSLGLGAQQISGGLNFLTSSIPNSFATQMIIIVIVSVLYMMSAASGLDKGIVRLSNANIVLAVLLMVAVLFLGPFSFIMDLFVQTTGAYLQNLPVMSFRASAFNPEERGWINDWTIFYWAWWISWSPFVGTFIARVSKGRTIREFVIGIMLVPTIFGLLWFSVFGGSAIWNELFQNVNLITTINDKGVETGMFALFETFGGLGTFLSIVAVFLITTFFITSADSATYVLGMLSSGGSLMPSLRIKLAWGVLQSSIAAVLLYAGGLSALQAASVLAAFPFIFVVGMMIIALFKELSDEPDAQKEVTDLKQDA encoded by the coding sequence ATGGAAAATAATCGAAAAAGTAAGATTACAAAAGTCTTTATGGTATCCGTCATTTTCTGTGTGCTCTTTACCATATGGGGAATCTTACCGGAATCCCTAATCGGTGCAGCTAGTCTCGGAAATGTCACAGCTCAAGCACAATCCTTTGTCTCTGACGGATTTGGCTGGCTTTATCTTCTCGGCATGAGTGCTTTTTTAATCATTGCTATCTTTTTAATCTTTTCCCGCTTCGGTTCCATCCGACTCGGTAAGGATTCGGACCGACCTGAATATGGTCTCATTTCTTGGTTTGCCATGCTCTTTAGTGCCGGTATGGGGATCGGTCTTGTCTTCTGGGGTGTCTCAGAGCCTTTGACGCATTTCCATACACCGCCGGTCGCAACGGATGATCCGACGGAAGCGGCACGACTCGCGATGCGCTATTCGTTCTTCCACTGGGGATTACATCCGTGGGCCTTGTATGCGATCGTCGGACTTGCCATCGCGTACTCGACATTCCGAAAAGGACGTCCTGCTACGATTGGCGACACGGTCGCTTCATTGATGAAGCCTCAGTTCGCTTCAGCCGGTAAAGGTACCGTCGAAGTACTCGCCATCGTCGCAACGGCGTTCGGTGTCGCGACGTCACTTGGTCTCGGTGCGCAACAAATCTCAGGTGGATTGAACTTCTTGACAAGTAGTATTCCGAACTCATTTGCTACACAAATGATCATTATCGTGATCGTCTCGGTCCTTTATATGATGAGTGCCGCATCTGGTCTTGATAAAGGAATCGTTCGTCTCAGTAACGCCAACATTGTTCTTGCTGTTCTATTGATGGTCGCCGTCCTTTTCCTCGGACCGTTTAGTTTCATCATGGACCTCTTCGTCCAAACGACAGGAGCTTATCTGCAAAATTTACCAGTCATGAGCTTCCGCGCATCTGCTTTTAATCCAGAGGAACGCGGCTGGATCAACGATTGGACGATCTTCTACTGGGCGTGGTGGATTTCATGGTCACCATTCGTCGGTACGTTTATTGCTCGTGTCTCGAAGGGACGAACGATTCGTGAGTTCGTCATCGGAATCATGCTCGTCCCAACGATTTTCGGATTGCTTTGGTTCTCTGTTTTTGGCGGATCAGCAATTTGGAATGAACTGTTCCAAAACGTCAATTTGATCACGACGATTAACGATAAAGGAGTCGAAACCGGCATGTTCGCTCTGTTTGAGACATTCGGTGGATTAGGCACATTCCTCAGTATCGTCGCTGTCTTCTTGATCACGACGTTCTTCATTACTTCGGCTGACTCCGCGACATATGTTCTCGGGATGCTTTCGTCTGGTGGTAGTCTCATGCCAAGCTTACGCATTAAGCTCGCTTGGGGTGTTCTCCAGTCTTCGATTGCCGCTGTCTTACTTTATGCCGGAGGATTGAGCGCCTTGCAGGCTGCTTCAGTTCTTGCCGCCTTTCCGTTCATCTTCGTCGTCGGTATGATGATTATCGCTCTATTTAAGGAGTTATCAGATGAACCTGATGCCCAAAAAGAAGTAACTGATTTGAAGCAAGATGCTTAA
- a CDS encoding NAD(P)H-dependent oxidoreductase, which translates to MEKQQQKQAILEAFQSRHATKAFNGQMIPEEDFRFILETARLSPSSFGYEPWNMLVIQNPEIREALKEISWGAQGQLPTASHFVLFLARTGEQMQIDGPHVTQMMDFLGLSEEAKAGRTKRYGLFLKEDFAIGHNPKAMEDWAAKQAYIALGNMMSTAAQIGIDSCPIEGFDQQAVEQLLVGRGLLDRSVFTVPVMVAFGYRADEPKRDKQRRPLDEIVTFVE; encoded by the coding sequence ATGGAAAAACAACAACAAAAACAAGCGATTCTCGAAGCATTTCAATCTCGTCATGCCACAAAGGCATTTAACGGTCAAATGATCCCAGAAGAGGATTTCCGTTTTATCTTGGAAACGGCGCGTCTGTCACCAAGCTCGTTCGGTTATGAGCCATGGAACATGCTCGTCATTCAAAATCCAGAAATCCGTGAAGCGCTTAAAGAAATTTCTTGGGGCGCACAAGGACAATTACCGACAGCGAGTCATTTCGTCTTGTTCCTCGCTCGGACAGGAGAACAAATGCAGATAGATGGACCGCATGTTACGCAGATGATGGATTTCCTTGGTTTATCTGAAGAAGCGAAAGCCGGACGGACGAAGCGATACGGTCTGTTTTTAAAGGAGGATTTCGCGATCGGTCATAACCCGAAAGCGATGGAAGACTGGGCAGCGAAACAAGCCTATATTGCACTCGGAAACATGATGTCGACGGCAGCACAAATCGGGATTGACTCCTGTCCAATCGAAGGGTTTGACCAACAAGCAGTCGAGCAATTACTCGTCGGTCGTGGACTGCTCGATCGTTCTGTTTTTACGGTTCCGGTCATGGTCGCATTTGGTTACCGGGCAGACGAACCGAAACGTGATAAGCAACGTCGCCCGCTTGATGAAATCGTAACGTTCGTCGAATAA
- the speE gene encoding polyamine aminopropyltransferase — translation MEQKLKLWFTEHQTEDYGITFRVNHVYESEQTEFQRLEMVETDEFGTMLLLDGMVMTTDKDEFVYHEMVAHVPLFTHPNPKSVLVVGGGDGGVIREVLKHPSVEKAVLVEIDGKVIEYSKKYLPNIAGGLDDARVEVIVGDGFMHIAEAENEYDVIMVDSTEPVGPAVNLFTKGFYSGISKALKEDGIFVAQSDNPWFTPDLIRDVQRDVKEIFPITKLYIANVPTYPSGLWTFTIGSKKHDPLAVAPERFHEIDTKYYTPELHTAAFALPKFVKDLTNG, via the coding sequence ATGGAACAAAAATTAAAGTTATGGTTCACGGAACACCAAACGGAAGATTACGGTATCACATTCCGTGTCAACCACGTTTATGAGAGCGAACAAACGGAGTTTCAACGCCTAGAGATGGTTGAAACGGACGAGTTCGGTACGATGTTGTTACTTGACGGAATGGTCATGACGACAGATAAGGACGAGTTCGTTTACCACGAGATGGTCGCGCACGTCCCATTGTTCACACACCCGAATCCAAAATCGGTTCTGGTCGTTGGTGGAGGAGACGGCGGAGTCATCCGTGAAGTCTTGAAACACCCGTCCGTCGAAAAAGCTGTTTTGGTTGAAATCGACGGAAAAGTCATCGAGTATTCGAAAAAATACCTCCCGAACATCGCAGGTGGATTGGACGATGCACGCGTCGAAGTCATCGTTGGGGATGGATTCATGCATATCGCAGAAGCAGAAAACGAGTATGATGTCATCATGGTCGATTCGACAGAACCAGTTGGTCCAGCGGTCAACTTGTTCACGAAAGGCTTCTACTCTGGTATTTCAAAAGCATTAAAAGAAGACGGTATTTTCGTCGCACAATCGGATAACCCATGGTTCACACCAGACTTGATCCGTGATGTTCAACGCGACGTCAAAGAAATCTTCCCGATCACGAAGCTCTACATCGCTAACGTTCCGACATATCCAAGTGGTCTTTGGACGTTTACGATCGGATCAAAGAAACACGATCCGCTTGCTGTCGCACCAGAGCGTTTCCACGAGATCGATACGAAGTATTACACGCCTGAGCTTCACACGGCAGCTTTCGCGCTTCCGAAGTTCGTTAAAGATTTGACGAACGGCTGA
- the speB gene encoding agmatinase, protein MRFDEAYSGKVFIASQPTHEDAKGILYGMPMDWTVSFRPGSRFGPARIREVSLGLEEYSPYLDGDIADAKLFDAGDIPLPFGNAQKSLDMIEEYVDSLLAAGKFPLGMGGEHLVTWPVVKAFDKHYDDFVVLHFDAHTDLRDEYEGEPLSHSTPLKKIANLIGPENCYSFGIRSGMKEEFEWAKTSGYNLFKYEIVEPLRQVLPTLAGKKVYVTIDIDVLDPSAAPGTGTQEIGGVTTKELLEVVHMIARADVDVIGADLVEVCPAYDQSDMTAIAAAKVLREMMIGFIK, encoded by the coding sequence ATGCGTTTTGATGAAGCATATTCAGGAAAAGTCTTTATCGCGAGTCAACCGACTCACGAGGATGCAAAAGGAATTTTATACGGCATGCCGATGGACTGGACGGTCAGTTTCCGTCCCGGTTCACGATTCGGTCCGGCACGTATCCGTGAAGTCTCACTTGGTTTAGAAGAATATAGCCCGTACTTAGATGGCGACATCGCCGACGCGAAGTTGTTTGACGCGGGAGATATCCCGTTACCATTCGGGAATGCACAAAAATCACTTGATATGATTGAAGAATACGTCGATTCATTACTGGCAGCAGGCAAGTTCCCGCTCGGTATGGGTGGCGAACATTTAGTCACGTGGCCAGTCGTCAAAGCGTTCGATAAACACTATGATGATTTTGTTGTGCTTCACTTTGATGCGCATACGGACTTGCGTGACGAGTACGAAGGTGAGCCGTTGTCACACTCGACGCCACTCAAGAAAATCGCGAACTTGATCGGACCGGAGAACTGCTATTCGTTCGGAATCCGTTCGGGGATGAAAGAAGAGTTCGAATGGGCGAAGACGTCAGGCTACAACCTTTTCAAATACGAGATCGTCGAGCCACTTCGTCAAGTTCTTCCAACACTTGCCGGGAAAAAGGTCTACGTCACGATCGACATCGATGTCCTTGATCCGTCAGCAGCACCAGGAACAGGGACACAAGAAATCGGTGGGGTGACGACGAAGGAACTACTCGAAGTCGTTCACATGATTGCACGAGCAGACGTCGACGTCATCGGCGCGGATTTGGTAGAAGTATGCCCAGCGTACGATCAATCCGACATGACAGCGATCGCGGCAGCAAAAGTGTTGCGCGAGATGATGATTGGATTCATTAAATAA
- a CDS encoding DUF4397 domain-containing protein, protein MKKLLSFVTATLLFALFVLPVGAADDAMVRVIHASPDAPAVDIAVDGKKAVSGAKFKDVTDYLTLPAGEHKVEVFAAGTTKDPVLSQTLNVEAGKFYSVAAIGKLADIKLAVMEDNGKGEDGKSMVRVAHFAPDAPAVDVAPKGGDPLFSNLEFSKVSDYGTLDAGTYDLEVRPAGATDVVKALDGVKLDSGKNYTALAIGLLEGEPAFDVLLIPDGGEMASMPDTGLGGSADTTSATPWAVAAAAALLVGTAYVVRHKQNA, encoded by the coding sequence ATGAAGAAACTCTTATCGTTTGTGACTGCTACGTTACTGTTTGCACTATTCGTGCTTCCGGTAGGCGCAGCAGATGACGCAATGGTTCGTGTCATTCATGCTTCACCAGATGCTCCGGCAGTCGATATCGCGGTCGATGGCAAAAAAGCCGTATCAGGAGCAAAATTCAAAGATGTCACAGATTACCTCACACTACCAGCTGGCGAACATAAAGTAGAAGTATTCGCTGCAGGAACAACAAAAGATCCTGTGCTCTCTCAAACACTCAATGTGGAAGCTGGTAAATTCTATTCTGTCGCAGCAATCGGTAAACTTGCTGATATTAAACTTGCTGTCATGGAAGACAACGGCAAAGGCGAAGACGGCAAATCAATGGTCCGTGTCGCACACTTTGCACCAGATGCACCTGCTGTTGATGTCGCACCAAAAGGTGGAGACCCACTCTTTAGCAACCTTGAATTCTCAAAAGTCTCTGACTACGGTACACTCGATGCAGGTACGTATGACCTTGAAGTCCGCCCTGCGGGCGCAACGGATGTCGTCAAAGCACTTGATGGCGTCAAACTCGACAGTGGCAAAAACTATACAGCTCTCGCAATCGGTTTACTAGAAGGCGAGCCAGCGTTTGATGTTCTCTTAATTCCAGATGGCGGTGAAATGGCATCAATGCCAGATACAGGACTTGGTGGTTCTGCTGATACGACTTCTGCTACACCATGGGCAGTCGCAGCAGCAGCTGCCTTGTTAGTAGGAACAGCGTATGTCGTCCGTCATAAACAAAACGCTTAA
- a CDS encoding class F sortase: MSSVINKTLKSSLLLLLVLAGCQSESPPGTTKPEKPKQTETTSSSSTSSEMVDEEAFIPTRIMIPTLDVKANIEVVGKDKQGRMDVPKKTDQVAWYKYGAKAGQTGNVVLAGHLDDEKGPAVFYDLAKMKKGQRIEVTGKTGQQVSYVVTNVMSYPVDEAPVGSIFGATVMNKLTLISCIGTFTNSKGYDQRLVVTAEQDN; encoded by the coding sequence ATGTCGTCCGTCATAAACAAAACGCTTAAGAGTAGTCTGCTTCTCTTACTCGTATTAGCCGGATGCCAATCGGAATCACCTCCAGGTACTACAAAGCCGGAAAAACCAAAACAAACTGAAACGACGTCTTCTTCGTCCACTTCATCCGAAATGGTGGACGAAGAAGCATTCATTCCAACGCGTATTATGATTCCGACGCTCGATGTGAAAGCAAACATCGAAGTCGTCGGGAAGGATAAGCAAGGACGGATGGATGTGCCAAAAAAAACGGATCAAGTCGCGTGGTATAAATACGGTGCGAAAGCCGGTCAAACCGGAAATGTCGTATTAGCAGGACATCTAGACGATGAAAAGGGACCTGCTGTCTTTTATGATTTAGCCAAGATGAAAAAAGGGCAACGGATTGAAGTGACAGGGAAAACAGGACAACAGGTGTCATACGTGGTGACGAACGTCATGTCCTATCCCGTCGATGAAGCACCAGTCGGATCAATCTTTGGTGCGACCGTCATGAACAAACTGACGCTCATTTCATGCATTGGTACGTTTACAAACTCAAAAGGGTACGATCAACGTCTTGTCGTCACGGCAGAACAAGACAATTAA
- a CDS encoding globin-coupled sensor protein: MRNPFKSKTTSVYQATIGFPDSHLITKTADPDLTSRLVYMGYTEEQLQTLKSMAPVVQGILDEVLEQVLDHLLLNPEMATIAKQSSTRERLKKVFADYFTSLLTGNMDESFLAMRTRMGQTHKHNFVPVTWFIASYAAFQTLLIPKIVEHYQHDPAQLTTAVLALTHAMNLDAQIVTSQYVDSRLHEVTAANESRRQLLTDVVRVSQEVASSVEHTDHAIIETSRRASQVLAETDQTEQTSQQLVQMTIANERQMQQMEQQFAQSTQQVGTSLESIHELKTTSDEIVQMTQSIEAIANQTNLLALNASIEAARAGEHGKGFAVVATEVRNLAENAKSLSSSINGLIQKNNGNITQLVSQMEDITRANTASQQELQQVKQGIQTVKSEMENSLTLFGRNKENLGQIVETIQGLSKTTQGLTTLTTDLVAASETH; the protein is encoded by the coding sequence GTGCGCAATCCTTTTAAAAGTAAGACTACTTCGGTTTATCAAGCTACAATCGGCTTTCCTGATTCTCATCTCATCACGAAGACGGCAGATCCTGATCTTACATCTCGTCTCGTATACATGGGGTATACAGAAGAACAGCTACAGACACTTAAATCGATGGCACCTGTCGTTCAAGGCATCTTAGATGAGGTCCTCGAGCAAGTGCTTGACCATCTATTATTGAATCCAGAGATGGCAACGATCGCGAAACAATCATCGACACGCGAACGATTGAAAAAAGTCTTTGCGGACTACTTCACGAGTCTTCTGACAGGAAACATGGATGAATCCTTCCTTGCGATGCGGACACGGATGGGACAGACGCATAAACACAACTTCGTTCCCGTCACTTGGTTCATCGCTTCATATGCTGCGTTTCAGACGTTGTTGATTCCTAAAATCGTCGAACATTATCAGCATGACCCAGCGCAACTGACAACAGCCGTGCTTGCATTGACTCACGCGATGAACTTAGATGCTCAAATCGTAACGAGTCAGTACGTCGATTCTCGTCTTCATGAAGTAACGGCAGCGAACGAGTCGCGCCGTCAACTGCTGACAGACGTCGTTCGTGTCAGTCAAGAAGTCGCAAGCTCCGTCGAACATACGGATCATGCCATCATCGAAACGAGCCGACGTGCTTCACAAGTGTTGGCAGAAACAGATCAGACGGAGCAGACGAGCCAGCAACTCGTCCAAATGACGATTGCTAACGAACGACAGATGCAACAGATGGAGCAACAATTCGCTCAATCAACACAACAAGTTGGTACTTCGCTTGAAAGCATCCACGAATTGAAAACGACGTCGGATGAGATCGTCCAGATGACACAAAGCATCGAAGCGATCGCCAATCAAACGAACTTACTCGCGTTAAATGCTTCGATTGAAGCAGCCCGCGCCGGTGAACACGGTAAAGGATTCGCTGTCGTAGCGACGGAAGTCCGGAACCTTGCTGAAAATGCCAAGTCATTAAGTAGCAGCATCAATGGTCTGATTCAAAAGAACAATGGCAACATTACACAACTGGTTTCTCAGATGGAAGACATCACACGCGCCAACACTGCATCTCAGCAAGAATTACAACAAGTCAAACAAGGAATCCAAACCGTTAAGAGTGAAATGGAAAACTCACTGACGTTGTTTGGTCGTAATAAAGAAAACCTTGGACAAATCGTCGAGACGATCCAAGGTCTCAGTAAAACGACGCAAGGCTTGACGACACTGACGACGGATCTTGTCGCAGCTTCAGAAACACACTAA
- a CDS encoding heavy-metal-associated domain-containing protein translates to MKETTLSVIGMTCNHCKASVESALSEVEGVQHATVSLEQNQVTVQHEDVPRERLVDAIEEIGYDVPTA, encoded by the coding sequence ATGAAAGAAACAACGTTATCTGTTATCGGTATGACATGCAATCACTGTAAAGCGAGTGTCGAATCAGCTTTATCTGAAGTTGAAGGTGTACAACATGCTACTGTCTCACTGGAACAAAACCAAGTGACGGTACAGCATGAAGACGTTCCTCGTGAGCGCCTCGTCGATGCAATCGAAGAGATCGGCTATGATGTGCCGACTGCTTAA